One stretch of Nitrospinota bacterium DNA includes these proteins:
- the yajC gene encoding preprotein translocase subunit YajC, giving the protein MFSLVDNAFAMAPPTGAEVSTVDTIMSFAPLILLLFIFYVFIIRPQGKKQQETKQMIENLKEGDRVLTSGGIIGTIVKVKDDELTVEIAKEVKVKINKNYVSSLVTKSI; this is encoded by the coding sequence ATGTTTTCGCTGGTAGACAACGCCTTCGCTATGGCACCACCTACGGGGGCCGAGGTATCGACGGTCGACACTATTATGAGTTTCGCTCCGCTGATACTACTTCTGTTTATCTTTTATGTGTTTATTATTCGCCCGCAGGGAAAGAAACAGCAGGAGACAAAACAGATGATAGAAAACCTGAAGGAAGGGGACAGGGTGCTAACCTCCGGCGGTATCATCGGGACTATTGTGAAGGTCAAGGATGACGAACTTACTGTTGAGATAGCGAAAGAGGTTAAAGTGAAAATAAATAAAAATTACGTTTCATCACTGGTGACGAAAAGCATATGA
- the secD gene encoding protein translocase subunit SecD: MNKPLLWRFGLTAVVLITALYSALPLEKKIKLGLDLQGGMYLVYEVETDKAIQLKLERLRNEIKDALENDGIGVGHMDTEGGNSLRVVLANPDDTVSAKRIFSEFSDLSEDSGQPQGELVYTFSEYKAKTLRQNSVDQALETLRNRIDAFGVSEPGIQRQGENRILIMLPGVQDPDRAKSLIKTTAMLEFKMVDEDASIEKAVAGDIPAGREVLWRYEIDPNTGKNEKRNAYVLMKNALLTGESIEDADVRIDQSYNEPYVLLVFDSEGGRRFAEITEKNVNKRFAIILDGKVHSAPVIQERIGGGRAQISGGFSTEEAHDLAIVLKAGALPAPLHLLEERTVGPTLGADSVAKGVKSIIFGLVTVILFMLAYYRIGGIIADFALILNLVVIAGIMGYLEATLTLPGIAGIILTVGMAVDANVLVFERIREEVANGKTIRAAVEAGFSKAFLTIIDANITTLIAAIVLFQFGTGPLKGFAVTLTIGILASMFTAVFVSRTVFNLILSSRKVTSVSI; encoded by the coding sequence ATGAACAAACCTCTTCTTTGGCGTTTTGGATTGACCGCGGTTGTGCTTATAACCGCGCTTTACTCAGCTCTTCCGCTGGAAAAGAAGATCAAGCTCGGACTGGATCTCCAGGGGGGGATGTACCTCGTGTATGAGGTCGAAACAGACAAGGCAATTCAACTGAAGCTTGAAAGGCTCAGGAACGAAATAAAGGATGCACTTGAGAACGACGGCATTGGCGTCGGGCATATGGATACCGAGGGGGGCAACTCTCTGAGGGTGGTTCTTGCCAATCCTGACGATACAGTATCGGCTAAGAGGATTTTTTCTGAATTTTCCGATCTGAGCGAAGATTCCGGCCAGCCGCAAGGGGAGCTTGTTTATACATTCAGCGAATACAAGGCCAAAACGCTGAGACAGAATTCAGTCGACCAGGCGCTTGAAACCCTGCGGAACAGGATAGACGCGTTTGGCGTTTCGGAACCTGGCATTCAGAGGCAGGGGGAGAACAGGATACTTATAATGCTTCCGGGGGTACAGGATCCCGATCGGGCGAAATCGCTCATCAAAACCACCGCAATGCTTGAGTTCAAGATGGTAGATGAAGATGCGAGCATCGAGAAGGCCGTGGCGGGTGATATCCCTGCTGGCCGAGAGGTACTCTGGAGATACGAAATAGATCCCAACACCGGAAAGAATGAGAAAAGAAACGCGTATGTATTGATGAAGAACGCTCTCCTTACAGGCGAATCGATCGAGGACGCCGACGTGCGTATTGATCAGAGTTACAACGAACCATACGTACTTCTGGTTTTCGACAGCGAAGGGGGACGGAGGTTCGCCGAGATAACGGAAAAGAACGTGAACAAGAGGTTTGCCATTATTCTGGACGGGAAGGTGCATTCCGCTCCTGTCATTCAGGAGCGCATCGGAGGTGGTAGGGCGCAGATCTCGGGCGGATTCTCGACCGAAGAGGCCCACGATCTTGCGATAGTACTGAAGGCCGGTGCGTTGCCGGCACCGTTGCATCTCCTTGAAGAGCGAACTGTTGGCCCCACTCTCGGCGCGGACAGCGTAGCAAAAGGGGTAAAATCGATTATTTTTGGATTGGTCACCGTAATACTCTTTATGCTTGCCTACTACAGGATAGGGGGGATAATCGCCGACTTTGCGCTCATTTTGAACCTTGTGGTCATCGCGGGGATAATGGGCTATCTCGAAGCTACGCTTACACTCCCGGGCATCGCGGGAATTATCCTCACAGTCGGTATGGCGGTGGATGCGAACGTTCTGGTCTTTGAGCGAATTCGCGAGGAGGTCGCGAACGGGAAAACGATACGCGCGGCGGTTGAGGCCGGCTTTTCAAAGGCGTTCCTCACGATTATCGATGCGAACATTACGACTCTTATCGCGGCGATAGTGCTGTTTCAGTTCGGTACCGGTCCTTTGAAAGGGTTTGCCGTGACCCTGACCATCGGCATATTGGCATCAATGTTTACCGCGGTTTTTGTTTCGCGGACAGTTTTTAACCTGATACTTTCCAGCCGGAAAGTTACAAGTGTGAGCATCTGA
- the secF gene encoding protein translocase subunit SecF: MRFSISNLNYKFLDFRKTGYIFSAVLITISLLSVALHGGLKYGIDFAGGTLIQIKFKEPVDIREVRKIVNALDANGGDIQEFGEPEVIIINLHSEDGAHDKTVQMVKESLVGKYGEDGFIIERVEMVGPKVGSDLSTKAIMSILYSLIGILIYVSYRFEFRFAVAAVVALAHDTIITVGAFSIADKEFALPVVAALLTVIGYSLNDTIVVFDRIREDLRLKRSLPINDLINGSINATLSRTVITSGTTLLVVLAIFIFGGSVIHDFAFALLVGIGIGTYSSIFIASPLLLFWPGTTTQTLSLAVKKK, encoded by the coding sequence ATGAGATTTTCGATTAGCAATTTAAACTATAAGTTTCTTGATTTTAGAAAGACCGGGTATATATTCTCCGCAGTATTGATCACTATTTCATTGCTCAGCGTGGCTTTGCACGGGGGATTGAAATACGGGATAGATTTTGCCGGCGGCACACTGATACAGATCAAATTCAAGGAGCCTGTCGACATCAGAGAGGTAAGGAAGATCGTGAATGCCCTTGATGCAAACGGCGGGGACATTCAGGAATTTGGCGAGCCTGAGGTCATTATCATCAATCTCCACTCCGAAGACGGGGCGCATGATAAAACAGTACAGATGGTTAAAGAAAGTCTGGTTGGCAAGTATGGGGAGGACGGTTTTATCATTGAAAGGGTCGAGATGGTTGGACCAAAGGTTGGAAGCGATCTTTCAACAAAGGCCATTATGTCTATCCTTTACTCCTTGATAGGGATACTTATTTATGTTTCATACAGGTTCGAATTCCGCTTTGCCGTCGCGGCGGTAGTAGCGCTGGCGCACGATACGATCATTACGGTTGGCGCCTTTTCCATCGCGGACAAGGAGTTCGCGCTGCCGGTTGTTGCCGCGTTGCTTACGGTGATCGGTTACTCGCTCAATGATACGATAGTCGTGTTCGACCGCATCAGGGAGGACCTGAGGCTGAAGAGGTCTTTGCCGATAAACGACTTGATCAACGGTAGCATAAACGCCACGTTGAGCCGTACCGTTATTACATCCGGCACCACGCTCCTTGTTGTTTTGGCGATCTTTATCTTCGGCGGTTCGGTTATTCATGATTTCGCCTTTGCGCTCCTGGTTGGTATCGGGATTGGTACCTACTCATCGATATTCATTGCGTCTCCGCTACTTCTGTTCTGGCCCGGGACTACAACCCAGACGCTAAGTCTTGCTGTAAAAAAGAAATAG